A DNA window from Phoenix dactylifera cultivar Barhee BC4 chromosome 13, palm_55x_up_171113_PBpolish2nd_filt_p, whole genome shotgun sequence contains the following coding sequences:
- the LOC103712717 gene encoding uncharacterized protein LOC103712717 isoform X1, translated as MARSPSPEIDDELFNEVYGKEYTGPPRSTANNMSAKANTNKRPSSGSQSDEEDESQDPNAVPTDFTSREAKVWEAKAKATERNWKKRKEEEMICKICGESGHFTQGCPSTLGANRKSADFFERVPARDKNVRTLFSEKVITQIERDIGCKIKMDEKFLIVSGKDRLILAKGVDAVHKVIQEAKGQRRSPASSDRMRSRSPDEVPRGSDLRRSESQRSHSSPRNMSRFQSRGFNKDRYVHDRVCENPQKFSRGFSEAKAYANGGGKGRPARSKSPLRPAFGGDAYRPYDGHSYSAGLHKSNNWDTERCGIDSHSERKFDFPNYPATLEELEMEFKRGVMELATVRDQEEDEENYKHRECIRELRENYMKKLARTRSMHAKQWEEFLQFDRQKWLQGQLTAYNQQTYADCDQASRNMQYVRSGLLGDSRSRYRYHGENYSASRPHDSYGEMQHQRHESFGKAYGRC; from the exons ATGGCAAGGAGCCCGAGTCCTGAGATAGATGATGAACTTTTTAATGAAGTTTATGGAAAGGAGTATACTGGGCCACCTCGATCAACTGCCAATAATATGTCAGCAAAGGCAAATACAAACAAGAGGCCTTCTTCTGGTAGTCAATCTGATGAGGAAGATGAGTCTCAAGATCCTAATGCTGTTCCTACTGATTTTACCAGCAGAGAGGCTAAGGTATGGGAGGCTAAAGCAAAAGCAACTGAGAGGaactggaagaaaagaaaagaagaagaaatgatcTGTAAGATTTGTGGAGAATCAGGTCATTTTACTCAG GGATGTCCGTCTACTCTTGGAGCAAACCGTAAATCTGCAGATTTTTTTGAAAGGGTGCCTGCAAGAGACAAGAATGTAAGAACCCTTTTCTCTGAAAAGGTGATAACTCAAATTGAAAGAGATATTGGTTGTAAgataaaaatggatgaaaagTTTTTGATTGTTAGTGGGAAAGATAGGCTTATACTGGCTAAAGGTGTAGATGCTGTGCACAAAGTCATTCAGGAGGCTAAGGGTCAAAGGAGAAGCCCTGCTAGTTCAGACAGGATGCGATCCAGATCCCCTGATGAAGTCCCCAGGGGTTCTGATCTAAGACGTTCTGAATCTCAAAGGTCTCATTCTAGTCCGAGAAATATGTCACGATTTCAGAGCAGGGGTTTCAACAAGGACAGATATGTTCATGATCGTGTATGTGAAAATCCACAGAAATTTTCAAGGGGTTTTTCAGAAG CAAAAG CTTATGCTAATGGAGGAGGAAAAGGCCGTCCAGCCCGTTCAAAATCTCCACTGCGCCCTGCTTTCGGTGGTGATGCATATAGACCATATGATGGGCACAGTTATAGTGCTGGGCTGCACAAGAGTAATAACTGGGATACTGAGAGGTGTGGAATAGATTCTCATTCTGAACGCAAGTTTGACTTCCCTAATTACCCAGCAACATTGGAAGAACTAGAAATGGAGTTTAAGAGAGGGGTGATGGAATTGGCAACGGTCCGTGAccaagaagaggatgaagaaaactaCAAACATCGTGAG TGCATAAGGGAACTGAGAGAAAATTATATGAAGAAGCTGGCAAGAACGAGGAGTATGCATGCAAAGCAGTGGGAAGAATTTCTTCAATTTGATAGACAGAAGTGGCTACAAGGACAACTGACGGCTTATAACCAGCAGACTTACGCAGATTGCGATCAGGCCTCAAGGAACATGCAGTATGTTCGATCTGGTTTACTTGGGGATTCGAGAAGCAGATATCGATACCATGGTGAGAACTATTCAGCTTCAAGGCCTCATGATTCTTATGGTGAGATGCAGCATCAGAGGCATGAAAGTTTTGGGAAGGCATATGGGCGATGTTAA
- the LOC103712717 gene encoding uncharacterized protein LOC103712717 isoform X2, whose protein sequence is MARSPSPEIDDELFNEVYGKEYTGPPRSTANNMSAKANTNKRPSSGSQSDEEDESQDPNAVPTDFTSREAKVWEAKAKATERNWKKRKEEEMICKICGESGHFTQGCPSTLGANRKSADFFERVPARDKNVRTLFSEKVITQIERDIGCKIKMDEKFLIVSGKDRLILAKGVDAVHKVIQEAKGQRRSPASSDRMRSRSPDEVPRGSDLRRSESQRSHSSPRNMSRFQSRGFNKDRYVHDRVCENPQKFSRGFSEAYANGGGKGRPARSKSPLRPAFGGDAYRPYDGHSYSAGLHKSNNWDTERCGIDSHSERKFDFPNYPATLEELEMEFKRGVMELATVRDQEEDEENYKHRECIRELRENYMKKLARTRSMHAKQWEEFLQFDRQKWLQGQLTAYNQQTYADCDQASRNMQYVRSGLLGDSRSRYRYHGENYSASRPHDSYGEMQHQRHESFGKAYGRC, encoded by the exons ATGGCAAGGAGCCCGAGTCCTGAGATAGATGATGAACTTTTTAATGAAGTTTATGGAAAGGAGTATACTGGGCCACCTCGATCAACTGCCAATAATATGTCAGCAAAGGCAAATACAAACAAGAGGCCTTCTTCTGGTAGTCAATCTGATGAGGAAGATGAGTCTCAAGATCCTAATGCTGTTCCTACTGATTTTACCAGCAGAGAGGCTAAGGTATGGGAGGCTAAAGCAAAAGCAACTGAGAGGaactggaagaaaagaaaagaagaagaaatgatcTGTAAGATTTGTGGAGAATCAGGTCATTTTACTCAG GGATGTCCGTCTACTCTTGGAGCAAACCGTAAATCTGCAGATTTTTTTGAAAGGGTGCCTGCAAGAGACAAGAATGTAAGAACCCTTTTCTCTGAAAAGGTGATAACTCAAATTGAAAGAGATATTGGTTGTAAgataaaaatggatgaaaagTTTTTGATTGTTAGTGGGAAAGATAGGCTTATACTGGCTAAAGGTGTAGATGCTGTGCACAAAGTCATTCAGGAGGCTAAGGGTCAAAGGAGAAGCCCTGCTAGTTCAGACAGGATGCGATCCAGATCCCCTGATGAAGTCCCCAGGGGTTCTGATCTAAGACGTTCTGAATCTCAAAGGTCTCATTCTAGTCCGAGAAATATGTCACGATTTCAGAGCAGGGGTTTCAACAAGGACAGATATGTTCATGATCGTGTATGTGAAAATCCACAGAAATTTTCAAGGGGTTTTTCAGAAG CTTATGCTAATGGAGGAGGAAAAGGCCGTCCAGCCCGTTCAAAATCTCCACTGCGCCCTGCTTTCGGTGGTGATGCATATAGACCATATGATGGGCACAGTTATAGTGCTGGGCTGCACAAGAGTAATAACTGGGATACTGAGAGGTGTGGAATAGATTCTCATTCTGAACGCAAGTTTGACTTCCCTAATTACCCAGCAACATTGGAAGAACTAGAAATGGAGTTTAAGAGAGGGGTGATGGAATTGGCAACGGTCCGTGAccaagaagaggatgaagaaaactaCAAACATCGTGAG TGCATAAGGGAACTGAGAGAAAATTATATGAAGAAGCTGGCAAGAACGAGGAGTATGCATGCAAAGCAGTGGGAAGAATTTCTTCAATTTGATAGACAGAAGTGGCTACAAGGACAACTGACGGCTTATAACCAGCAGACTTACGCAGATTGCGATCAGGCCTCAAGGAACATGCAGTATGTTCGATCTGGTTTACTTGGGGATTCGAGAAGCAGATATCGATACCATGGTGAGAACTATTCAGCTTCAAGGCCTCATGATTCTTATGGTGAGATGCAGCATCAGAGGCATGAAAGTTTTGGGAAGGCATATGGGCGATGTTAA
- the LOC103712717 gene encoding uncharacterized protein LOC103712717 isoform X3, protein MMNFLMKFMERSILGHLDQLPIICQQREAKVWEAKAKATERNWKKRKEEEMICKICGESGHFTQGCPSTLGANRKSADFFERVPARDKNVRTLFSEKVITQIERDIGCKIKMDEKFLIVSGKDRLILAKGVDAVHKVIQEAKGQRRSPASSDRMRSRSPDEVPRGSDLRRSESQRSHSSPRNMSRFQSRGFNKDRYVHDRVCENPQKFSRGFSEAKAYANGGGKGRPARSKSPLRPAFGGDAYRPYDGHSYSAGLHKSNNWDTERCGIDSHSERKFDFPNYPATLEELEMEFKRGVMELATVRDQEEDEENYKHRECIRELRENYMKKLARTRSMHAKQWEEFLQFDRQKWLQGQLTAYNQQTYADCDQASRNMQYVRSGLLGDSRSRYRYHGENYSASRPHDSYGEMQHQRHESFGKAYGRC, encoded by the exons ATGATGAACTTTTTAATGAAGTTTATGGAAAGGAGTATACTGGGCCACCTCGATCAACTGCCAATAATATGTCAGCAAAG AGAGGCTAAGGTATGGGAGGCTAAAGCAAAAGCAACTGAGAGGaactggaagaaaagaaaagaagaagaaatgatcTGTAAGATTTGTGGAGAATCAGGTCATTTTACTCAG GGATGTCCGTCTACTCTTGGAGCAAACCGTAAATCTGCAGATTTTTTTGAAAGGGTGCCTGCAAGAGACAAGAATGTAAGAACCCTTTTCTCTGAAAAGGTGATAACTCAAATTGAAAGAGATATTGGTTGTAAgataaaaatggatgaaaagTTTTTGATTGTTAGTGGGAAAGATAGGCTTATACTGGCTAAAGGTGTAGATGCTGTGCACAAAGTCATTCAGGAGGCTAAGGGTCAAAGGAGAAGCCCTGCTAGTTCAGACAGGATGCGATCCAGATCCCCTGATGAAGTCCCCAGGGGTTCTGATCTAAGACGTTCTGAATCTCAAAGGTCTCATTCTAGTCCGAGAAATATGTCACGATTTCAGAGCAGGGGTTTCAACAAGGACAGATATGTTCATGATCGTGTATGTGAAAATCCACAGAAATTTTCAAGGGGTTTTTCAGAAG CAAAAG CTTATGCTAATGGAGGAGGAAAAGGCCGTCCAGCCCGTTCAAAATCTCCACTGCGCCCTGCTTTCGGTGGTGATGCATATAGACCATATGATGGGCACAGTTATAGTGCTGGGCTGCACAAGAGTAATAACTGGGATACTGAGAGGTGTGGAATAGATTCTCATTCTGAACGCAAGTTTGACTTCCCTAATTACCCAGCAACATTGGAAGAACTAGAAATGGAGTTTAAGAGAGGGGTGATGGAATTGGCAACGGTCCGTGAccaagaagaggatgaagaaaactaCAAACATCGTGAG TGCATAAGGGAACTGAGAGAAAATTATATGAAGAAGCTGGCAAGAACGAGGAGTATGCATGCAAAGCAGTGGGAAGAATTTCTTCAATTTGATAGACAGAAGTGGCTACAAGGACAACTGACGGCTTATAACCAGCAGACTTACGCAGATTGCGATCAGGCCTCAAGGAACATGCAGTATGTTCGATCTGGTTTACTTGGGGATTCGAGAAGCAGATATCGATACCATGGTGAGAACTATTCAGCTTCAAGGCCTCATGATTCTTATGGTGAGATGCAGCATCAGAGGCATGAAAGTTTTGGGAAGGCATATGGGCGATGTTAA
- the LOC103712716 gene encoding probable NADH dehydrogenase [ubiquinone] 1 alpha subcomplex subunit 5, mitochondrial: MFLRRILTGGMGAVAMAKVKETTGIVGLEVVPNAREVLISLYKRTLKEIQAVPENEGYRKAVESFTRHRLQVCQDEEDWEMIEKRIGCGQVEELIEEAQDELKLIDKMIEWDPWGVPDDYECEVIEDDTPIPKHVPQHRPAPLPEEFYKTLEAVMSKPAPKDEPSTQSKA, encoded by the exons ATGTTCCTGCGGCGGATCTTGACGGGCGGGATGGGGGCGGTGGCGATGGCGAAGGTGAAGGAGACGACGGGGATCGTGGGGCTGGAGGTGGTGCCGAACGCGCGGGAGGTGCTGATATCGCTGTACAAGCGGACGCTCAAGGAGATTCAGGCCGTGCCGGAGAACGAGGGCTACCGGAAGGCCGTCGAGAGCTTCACCCGCCACCGCCTCCAGGTCTGCCAGGATGAGGAGGACTGGGAGATGATCGAGAAGCGCATTGGTTGCGGCCAGGTCGAGGAGCTCATCGAGGAGGCCCAGGACGAGCTCAAGCTCATAGACAAGATGATCG AATGGGATCCGTGGGGTGTTCCAGATGATTACGAATGTGAAGTCATTGAGGACGATACTCCAATTCCGAAACATGTTCCTCAACACCGACCTGCTCCACTTCCAGAAGAGTTCTACAAGACGCTGGAGGCGGTAATGTCGAAACCTGCTCCAAAGGATGAACCTTCCACTCAATCGAAGGCTTAA
- the LOC120112944 gene encoding uncharacterized protein LOC120112944: MRILAWNCRGAAKPAFMSSFKRLVQLHCPEICYLCETRLSGDGLGRLRRRLGRDWETYAVESQGLSGGLLILWRRGVARIDVFHNCSQQVVMVVSEPEADPWVLCGVYASTDYRVRRTLWQEITNLLAQGIPMVAVGDFNCIQSADEKRGGAPFTDRIDRREFRDFVQLNGLVDLGFSGPRFTWCNNQPGGARVWERLDRAFASPDWILRFPTCRVSHLPRIASDHCPLLISTSSVSGHHSPFRFEKIWLSYPQSWDIVRDAWHVPVRGDAMRRVSRKLELTKRRLRRWNREVVGDIFRRLEGVEEEITALQRSEDLRGALPENDMTHLRGLLATHHLLLRQHETFWRQKSRVQWVNEGDRNTRFFHRTIVIRRQRSMIHSLRDGSGRRVEGEPAVGQVLLDFFHARWTEDEGPGADDHFPRVDVGIAHDENTTLVRPVSAEEVQEAVWALAADKAPGPDGFPPFFFRRYWGIIREAVIEAVQCFFTQAAMPEDWKATFITLIPKRQEAVEPGHFRPISLCTTLYKVVARIMVGRIKPLLPGIISQEQGAFIAGRNISHNVLLAQEIMWDLQRASKWGSLMAVKLDMERAYDRIRWSFLRRALEAYGFHRRWIGWVLGCVQGPKFSILVNGTPSVFFESTMGLRQGCPLSPYLFIICSDILSRALQRACASRELESYVPAPGAGPISHLLFADDCLLLSRARVSEARALRRVLADYCAASGQRINFTKSAIQFSPSTESRVRQEIRSILQMPEQEGTLVYLGVPITGRRLRVAECSGLVQRVESRLEGWRASSLSMMGRLTLVRSVLGSMPVYLMANTVVPKTTLSKIERLLRSFLWGSHGGGHGVHLVAWERVCRPTSEGGLGVQSLLERRETLIARHAARFLLEPHGLWSRVMAARYGRGSPEVARRGRRISFMWREIGRYLPTVLAHTRWLMGDGRTIVVTDDPWVDTIPLRYWPTTVDFEAAVGLRVCDLLVPGRAEWDADRLHQLFGAHLAERILSLPVPGCEGPDVRVWSTSCRASVGLGDLARVIQCEHESGWDGAWIWRSRLPPRAALFLWKVMWDRLPTRAVLSRRGLRIPAECGACGADESVDHALFACFWARQTWQWSGIPEEVWRERRLFLQMIRQWLASPRTCQEATRAICTAHEIWLARNARTFGEHRMSPSGTRGGAGFVIRDPHSRVVAAGGCRLFDISVPAAELRAAWAGLCHARRVLRASSIILEGDSSTVIGWIRRESTDHPLIRDIRLMVRDVVAFEAKHVYREANGAADWVATYVAHHSGYALWSGERELPSALREILYFDVFGCIRTRFV; this comes from the exons ATGAGGATTCTAGCctggaattgtaggggggcggccaagccggCCTTCATGTCCTCCTTTAAACGGCTAGTACAGCTCCACTGCCCGGAGATTTGTTATCTCTGCGAGACACGTTTGTCTGGTGATGGGCTTGGTCGACTGAGGCGACGCCTGGGGAGGGACTGGGAGACCTACGCAGTCGAGTCCCAGGGGCTGTCTGGTGGCCTCTTGATCCTGTGGAGACGGGGGGTGGCGAGGATTGATGTCTTCCACAACTGTTCTCAACAGGTAGTGATGGTTGTATCGGAACCTGAGGCGGACCCTTGGGTGTTGTGCGGTGTGTATGCGAGCACGGATTACAGGGTCAGGAGAACCCTCTGGCAAGAGATTACCAACCTGCTTGCCCAGGGTATCCCAATGGTGGCGGTTGGTGATTTTAATTGTATCCAAAGTGCGGATGAAAAAAGGGGTGGTGCGCCTTTCACTGATAGGATTGACAGGAGGGAGTTTCGCGACTTTGTGCAGCTAAATGGCTTGGTGGACTTAGGTTTTTCGGGACCGCGGTTCACCTGGTGCAACAATCAACCTGGCGGTGCTAGGGTCTGGGAGCGGCTAGATAGGGCCTTTGCTTCCCCAGACTGGATCCTTCGCTTCCCTACCTGCCGAGTTAGCCACTTACCCCGGATTGCATCAGATCACTGCCCCTTGCTGATTTCGACCTCATCGGTATCGGGTCACCATAGTCCTTTTCGCTTCGAGAAGATTTGGCTTTCGTACCCCCAGTCCTGGGACATAGTTCGTGATGCGTGGCATGTTCCGGTGCGGGGGGACGCGATGCGGCGAGTCTCACGCAAACTCGAGTTGACCAAACGGCGGCTTCGCCGTTGGAATCGCGAGGTAGTGGGCGATATCTTCCGGAGATTggagggggtggaggaggagattaCGGCACTACAGAGGAGTGAAGACCTACGGGGAGCTCTCCCGGAGAACGACATGACTCATCTCCGGGGGCTTCTTGCGACGCACCACTTACTACTACGGCAGCATGAGACTTTCTGGCGACAGAAGTCTCGAGTCCAATGGGTTAATGAGGGTGACCGCAACACCAGGTTTTTTCATCGGACGATTGTTATTCGGCGTCAGCGGAGTATGATCCACTCACTGCGTGATGGGTCTGGCCGCCGAGTGGAGGGTGAGCCTGCCGTTGGACAGGTTCTACTTGACTTTTTCCACGCCAGATGGACTGAGGATGAAGGCCCCGGTGCTGATGACCACTTTCCACGGGTTGATGTAGGTATTGCACATGATGAGAATACGACCCTGGTTCGGCCGGTGTCGGCGGAGGAGGTGCAGGAGGCAGTCTGGGCGCTGGCAGCGGACAAAGCTCCAGGCCCAGATGgttttcctcctttcttcttccgtaGATATTGGGGTATCATTCGGGAAGCTGTGATCGAGGCTGTTCAGTGTTTCTTCACTCAGGCAGCCATGCCCGAGGATTGGAAAGCCACCTTCATCACGCTCATTCCGAAGCGCCAAGAGGCAGTAGAGCCGGGTCACTTTAGGCCCATCAGTTTGTGCACAACCTTGTACAAGGTTGTGGCGAGGATTATGGTGGGCAGGATAAAGCCCCTACTGCCGGGCATCATTAGCCAAGAGCAGGGGGCTTTCATTGCGGGAAGGAACATTTCCCACAATGTTTTGCTGGCTCAGGAGATAATGTGGGATCTCCAGCGAGCATCGAAGTGGGGCAGTTTGATGGCagtcaagctggatatggagagggcttaTGACAGGATCAGATGGAGCTTTCTCCGGAGGGCATTGGAGGCTTATGGCTTCCATAGGCGATGGATTGGATGGGTCTTAGGGTGTGTCCAGGGGCCAAAATTCTCAatcttggtcaacggcacaccTTCGGTGTTTTTTGAGTCTACTATGGGGCTGCGGCAGGGATGTCCCTTATCCCCTTACTTATTTATCATTTGCTCTGATATATTGTCCCGTGCCCTCCAGAGGGCGTGTGCAAGCCGGGAGCTGGAGTCCTACGTTCCAGCACCGGGGGCGGGACCTATCTCTCACCTACTTTTTGCTGACGATTGTCTTCTCTTGTCCAGGGCGCGGGTTTCCGAGGCACGTGCACTTCGCAGAGTGCTGGCAGATTACTGTGCGGCATCCGGTCAGAGAATAAATTTCACGAAGTCAGCCATCCAGTTCAGCCCTAGCACAGAGAGCAGAGTCAGACAGGAGATCAGGAGTATCTTGCAGATGCCCGAGCAGGAGGGGACTTTGGTTTACCTGGGAGTTCCCATCACAGGCCGGAGGCTACGAGTGGCGGAGTGCTCGGGGTTGGTGCAGCGGGTCGAGAGTaggctggagggatggagggcatcatctctatccatgatggggaggcTGACACTTGTCAGATCAGTGCTCGGGTCCATGCCGGtatatctcatggccaacactgtgGTCCCTAAGACGACTCTGTCGAAGATTGAACGTCTTCTTCGGAGCTTCCTCTGGGGGTCCCATGGTGGGGGTCATGGGGTACATTTGGTGGCCTGGGAGCGGGTATGCCGGCCCACCAGTGAGGGTGGTTTAGGAGTTCAGTCCCTTCTGGAGCGGCGGGAGACACTCATTGCACGGCATGCAGCTCGTTTTCTGTTGGAGCCACATGGGCTTTGGAGTCGGGTGATGGCAGCTAGATATGGCCGGGGGAGCCCTGAGGTGGCACGGCGTGGTCGCCGCATCTCtttcatgtggcgtgagattgggaggtacCTGCCGACCGTGTTAGCTCATACCAGGTGGCTGATGGGCGACGGCCGGACCATTGTGGTGACTGATGACCCGTGGGTAGACACCATTCCCTTGAGATATTGGCCGACGACGGTGGATTTCGAGGCAGCAGTGGGGCTCCGGGTGTGCGACCTCTTAGTACCAGGGAGGGCAGAGTGGGACGCGGACAGACTCCATCAGTTGTTTGGAGCGCACCTAGCAGAGAGGATCCTTTCTCTCCCAGTACCAGGATGCGAGGGCCCAGATGTCAGGGTTTGGAGCACTTCATGCAGGGCCAGTGTTGGGCTGGGTGATCTGGCCCGGGTGATTCAGTGCGAGCATGAGAGTGGATGGGATGGTGCCTGGATTTGGAGGTCTAGGCTCCCTCCGAGAGCAGCACTTTTTCTATGGAAGGTGATGTGggaccgccttccgacgagagctgTGCTGAGCCGACGTGGTTTGAGGATCCCTGCGGAGTGTGGGGCCTGCGGTGCGGATGAGTCAGTTGACCATGCACTATTTGCATGCTTTTGGGCGAGGCAGACATGGCAGTGGTCGGGGATCCCAGAGGAGGTCTGGCGGGAGAGGAGATTGTTTCTACAGATGATTCGTCAGTGGCTGGCTAGCCCCCGGACATGTCAGGAGGCTACCCGAGCGATTTGCACCGCCCACGAGATCTGGCTGGCACGGAACGCTCGCACCTTTGGCGAGCATAGGATGTCGCCGAG TGGTACACGAGGCGGTGCCGGCTTTGTCATACGTGACCCTCACTCTAGGGTAGTGGCAGCGGGCGGTTGCCGGCTATTTGACATATCAGTGCCAGCGGCGGAGTTGCGAGCTGCCTGGGCCGGCCTTTGCCATGCGCGGCGGGTATTGCGGGCTAGCTCGATCatcttggagggcgactcatCCACTGTCATTGGGTGGATTCGGCGGGAGAGCACTGACCATCCTTTGATCCGGGATATTAGGTTGATGGTGAGAGATGTTGTGGCCTTTGAGGCTAAGCATGTATACAGGGAGGCCAACGGGGCGGCTGACTGGGTAGCTACATATGTAGCACACCATTCGGGTTACGCCCTGTGGTCAGGAGAGCGGGAGCTGCCATCGGCGCTACGcgagattttgtattttgatgtttTTGGGTGTATTCGGACACGCTTTGTTTGA
- the LOC103696885 gene encoding Werner Syndrome-like exonuclease, which yields MSVMIEQQDAIHYTVTFNGTDDIETTVTSFGNDAAEWVAEIYRIHQRRLSRLIVGFDVEWRPSFSQVQNPVAVLQICVGRRCLVFLVLHADHIPDDLLDFLADNRFTFVGVGIGNDADRLYNDHSIFVPNTTDLRGLAAENMGRPGMNQKGLAGLAKDVLGVEVRKPRRVTMSHWDNMPLTHEQIMYAAVDAFLSFEIGRRLFAGDF from the coding sequence ATGTCGGTGATGATCGAGCAGCAGGACGCCATCCACTACACCGTCACGTTCAACGGCACCGACGACATCGAGACGACGGTGACGTCCTTTGGGAACGACGCGGCGGAGTGGGTCGCCGAGATCTACCGCATCCACCAGCGCCGCCTCTCCCGTCTCATCGTCGGCTTCGACGTCGAGTGGCGCCCCAGCTTCTCCCAGGTCCAGAACCCCGTCGCCGTCCTCCAGATCTGCGTCGGCCGCCGCTGCCTCGTCTTCCTCGTCCTCCACGCCGACCACATCCCCGACGACCTCCTCGACTTCCTCGCCGACAACCGCTTCACCTTCGTCGGCGTCGGCATCGGCAACGACGCCGACCGCCTCTACAACGATCACAGCATCTTCGTCCCCAACACCACCGACCTCCGGGGCCTCGCCGCCGAGAACATGGGCCGGCCGGGGATGAACCAGAAGGGGCTCGCCGGGCTCGCCAAGGACGTGCTCGGGGTGGAGGTGAGGAAGCCCAGACGGGTGACGATGAGCCACTGGGATAACATGCCCCTCACCCACGAACAAATAATGTACGCTGCGGTGGATGCCTTCCTTTCCTTCGAGATCGGGAGGCGGCTCTTCGCCGGGGATTTCTGA
- the LOC103712717 gene encoding uncharacterized protein LOC103712717 isoform X4 — MICKICGESGHFTQGCPSTLGANRKSADFFERVPARDKNVRTLFSEKVITQIERDIGCKIKMDEKFLIVSGKDRLILAKGVDAVHKVIQEAKGQRRSPASSDRMRSRSPDEVPRGSDLRRSESQRSHSSPRNMSRFQSRGFNKDRYVHDRVCENPQKFSRGFSEAKAYANGGGKGRPARSKSPLRPAFGGDAYRPYDGHSYSAGLHKSNNWDTERCGIDSHSERKFDFPNYPATLEELEMEFKRGVMELATVRDQEEDEENYKHRECIRELRENYMKKLARTRSMHAKQWEEFLQFDRQKWLQGQLTAYNQQTYADCDQASRNMQYVRSGLLGDSRSRYRYHGENYSASRPHDSYGEMQHQRHESFGKAYGRC; from the exons atgatcTGTAAGATTTGTGGAGAATCAGGTCATTTTACTCAG GGATGTCCGTCTACTCTTGGAGCAAACCGTAAATCTGCAGATTTTTTTGAAAGGGTGCCTGCAAGAGACAAGAATGTAAGAACCCTTTTCTCTGAAAAGGTGATAACTCAAATTGAAAGAGATATTGGTTGTAAgataaaaatggatgaaaagTTTTTGATTGTTAGTGGGAAAGATAGGCTTATACTGGCTAAAGGTGTAGATGCTGTGCACAAAGTCATTCAGGAGGCTAAGGGTCAAAGGAGAAGCCCTGCTAGTTCAGACAGGATGCGATCCAGATCCCCTGATGAAGTCCCCAGGGGTTCTGATCTAAGACGTTCTGAATCTCAAAGGTCTCATTCTAGTCCGAGAAATATGTCACGATTTCAGAGCAGGGGTTTCAACAAGGACAGATATGTTCATGATCGTGTATGTGAAAATCCACAGAAATTTTCAAGGGGTTTTTCAGAAG CAAAAG CTTATGCTAATGGAGGAGGAAAAGGCCGTCCAGCCCGTTCAAAATCTCCACTGCGCCCTGCTTTCGGTGGTGATGCATATAGACCATATGATGGGCACAGTTATAGTGCTGGGCTGCACAAGAGTAATAACTGGGATACTGAGAGGTGTGGAATAGATTCTCATTCTGAACGCAAGTTTGACTTCCCTAATTACCCAGCAACATTGGAAGAACTAGAAATGGAGTTTAAGAGAGGGGTGATGGAATTGGCAACGGTCCGTGAccaagaagaggatgaagaaaactaCAAACATCGTGAG TGCATAAGGGAACTGAGAGAAAATTATATGAAGAAGCTGGCAAGAACGAGGAGTATGCATGCAAAGCAGTGGGAAGAATTTCTTCAATTTGATAGACAGAAGTGGCTACAAGGACAACTGACGGCTTATAACCAGCAGACTTACGCAGATTGCGATCAGGCCTCAAGGAACATGCAGTATGTTCGATCTGGTTTACTTGGGGATTCGAGAAGCAGATATCGATACCATGGTGAGAACTATTCAGCTTCAAGGCCTCATGATTCTTATGGTGAGATGCAGCATCAGAGGCATGAAAGTTTTGGGAAGGCATATGGGCGATGTTAA